The following proteins are co-located in the Anser cygnoides isolate HZ-2024a breed goose chromosome 2, Taihu_goose_T2T_genome, whole genome shotgun sequence genome:
- the NOD1 gene encoding nucleotide-binding oligomerization domain-containing protein 1 isoform X3 — protein MEGQLCANLEISVEKPPGTSPPSFIALLKIYRELLVSKIRNTQCLIDNLINNEYFSTEDAEIVVQFPTQADKVRKILDLVQSKGEEVSEYFIRVLQKVTDAYYELQPWLDEIGYEPSENICSRPVVNTDPVSRYCQKLRHELGRDSKFVMSYAQREEMLLEETYSNSIMEMVSFTNESLGEVCQLEALFDDAVGLINEDGETIYVFGDAGIGKSILLQKIQSLWARKQLDIGAKFFFRFRCRMFSCFKEDEAVCLKDLLFKYNCYPDQDPAEVFHHILQFPHTVLFTFDGFDEIYSNFDLSSVPEMCSPDEPIHPLVLLVSLLRGKLLKGSKKILTARTGTEIQRNIIRKKVLLRGFSSSNLKEYTAMFFKDEGQRTLVLNQLEANPNLCSLCSVPLFCWIIFKCYEHFHSMYDSHELPDCSVTLTDVFLLMVEVHLNRSLKTSLLKNNTRSQAEMFKARKETLLALGKIAYRGMGNSFFIFEQEEVTAANISEEDLQLGFLRTVKGYTGFDSQSTYEFLHLTLQSFFTALFVVIEERVGTKELLQFFNECSSTETAQPSCLHIPWLKKHLAGEDPFRNNEHFHFTNLFLCGLLSRSKQKLFRHLVLPAVIKRKRKTLITYLGESMKSHLKGLTRSRLLNYNQIQVQPNFVWMLRCLYETQSEKVGKLAAKRMHANYIKLTYCNAYSADCSAISFVVHHFQKRLALDLDNNNINDYGIKQLLPCFSKLAVIRLSVNQITDHGVRILYEELSKYKIVTFLGLYNNQITDVGAKYVAKLIEECSSLEYVKIGANKITSEGGKCLAQAIQKSKTMFEIGMWGNQVGDEGAKAFAEALRNHPTLTNVSLAFNGITSEGGKSIAEAMQHNNSVKIFWASL, from the exons ATGGAAGGCCAACTCTGTGCTAACTTGGagatttctgtggaaaaacCTCCAGGAACAAGCCCTCCGTCCTTCATTGCTTTGCTGAAGATATACCGAGAGCTTCTGGTCAGTAAAATCCGAAACACGCAGTGTTTGATTGACAACTTGATTAACAATGAGTACTTCTCCACCGAGGACGCCGAGATTGTTGTTCAATTTCCAACTCAAGCAGATaag GTTCGCAAAATCCTAGACTTGGTTCAAAGCAAGGGAGAAGAagtttcagaatatttcatCCGTGTCCTACAGAAAGTCACTGATGCTTACTATGAACTTCAGCCTTGGCTGGATGAAATAGGTTACGAGCCTTCAGAGAATATTTGTAGCAGACCTGTGGTAAACACAGATCCAG TTAGCAGGTATTGCCAGAAACTCAGACATGAGCTGGGACGAGACTCCAAGTTTGTTATGTCGTATGCTCAGAGGGAAGAGATGCTGCTTGAAGAAACTTACTCTAACAGTATTATGGAGATGGTCAGTTTCACCAATGAGAGCCTAGGTGAAGTGTGTCAATTAGAAGCCCTTTTTGATGATGCAGTTGGGCTAATTAATGAGGATGGAGAGACTATTTATGTCTTCGGCGATGCGGGAATTGGAAAATCTATCTTACTGCAGAAGATACAAAGCCTGTGGGCCAGAAAACAGTTGGATATAGGGGCCAAATTTTTCTTCCGTTTCCGATGTAGAATGTTTAGTTGCTTTAAGGAAGATGAAGCCGTATGTTTGAAAGACTTGCTCTTCAAATATAATTGCTACCCAGACCAGGACCCCGCAGAGGTGTTCCATCACATCTTGCAATTCCCTCATACAGTTCTTTTCACGTTTGATGGCTTTGATGAGATCTATTCCAACTTTGATCTCAGTAGTGTTCCTGAGATGTGTTCACCCGATGAACCCATCCAccccctggtgctgctggtaaGCCTACTCAGAGGAAAGCTTCTTAAGGGATCCAAGAAAATTCTTACAGCACGGACGGGAACTGAGATCCAAAGAAACATCATTAGAAAGAAGGTGTTGCTCCGTGGTTTCTCCAGCAGTAACCTGAAGGAATACACTGCCATGTTTTTCAAAGATGAGGGGCAACGAACACTGGTATTGAACCAGCTGGAAGCTAACCCCAATCTCTGCAGTTTGTGCTCAGTGCCTTTATTTTGTTGGATTATCTTTAAATGCTACGAACACTTCCATTCCATGTATGACAGCCACGAACTTCCAGACTGTTCTGTTACGTTGACAGATGTGTTTCTGCTAATGGTTGAAGTCCATCTGAACCGGTCTCTGAAAACAAGTTTGCTGAAGAACAACACCAGGAGTCAAGCAGAGATGTtcaaagcaagaaaggaaacCCTTCTAGCCTTGGGTAAAATTGCATACAGAGGGATGGGGAACTCCTTCTTTATCTTCGAGCAGGAGGAGGTCACAGCAGCAAACATCTCTGAAGAAGATTTGCAATTGGGTTTTCTCAGGACAGTTAAAGGTTATACTGGCTTTGACAGTCAGTCCACttatgagttcttgcacttaacccttcagtcttttttcacagctttgttCGTGGTTATTGAAGAGAGAGTAGGCACCAAGGAGTTACTTCAGTTTTTCAATGAATGCTCTTCCACTGAGACTGCCCAGCCTTCTTGCCTTCACATCCCTTGGTTGAAGAAACACCTGGCAGGGGAGGATCCTTTCCGAAACAACGAACACTTCCATTTTACCAACCTTTTCCTTTGTGGCCTGCTTTCCAGATCCAAGCAGAAGCTCTTCAGGCACTTAGTTTTGCCTGCAGTCAttaagaggaagagaaagacacTCATCACATACCTTGGGGAGAGCATGAAATCCCACCTGAAGGGCCTCACTCGGTCCAGGCTCCTCAACTACAATCAGATTCAGGTCCAGCCAAATTTTGTTTGGATGCTGAGGTGCCTTTATGAGACTCAAAGCGAGAAAGTGGGGAAGCTGGCTGCCAAACGCATGCACGCCAATTACATCAAGCTGACATACTGCAATGCCTACTCTGCTGACTGCAGTGCCATTTCCTTTGTCGTGCACCACTTCCAGAAGCGCCTGGCTCTGGATTTggacaacaacaacatcaaTGACTATGGAATAAAACAGCTGCTGCCCTGTTTCAGCAAACTTGCCGTGATCAG GCTCAGTGTAAATCAAATCACAGATCATGGAGTAAGGATATTATATGAAGAACTCTCCAAGTACAAAATTGTGACTTTCTTGGG cttATACAACAATCAAATCACTGATGTTGGAGCCAAATATGTTGCGAAACTCATTGAAGAATGCTCAAGCCTTGAATATGTTAA AATAGGAGCAAACAAAATAACTAGCGAAGGAGGGAAGTGCCTCGCCCAGGCCATCCAGAAGAGCAAGACAATGTTTGAAATTGG GATGTGGGGTAATCAAGTTGGAGACGAAGGCGCAAAGGCGTTCGCAGAGGCCCTGAGGAACCACCCCACGTTAACGAACGTGAG TCTCGCATTCAATGGCATCACGTCAGAGGGAGGCAAAAGTATTGCTGAAGCCATGCAGCACAACAACTCCGTGAAAATATTCTG
- the NOD1 gene encoding nucleotide-binding oligomerization domain-containing protein 1 isoform X2, with translation MEGQLCANLEISVEKPPGTSPPSFIALLKIYRELLVSKIRNTQCLIDNLINNEYFSTEDAEIVVQFPTQADKVRKILDLVQSKGEEVSEYFIRVLQKVTDAYYELQPWLDEIGYEPSENICSRPVVNTDPVSRYCQKLRHELGRDSKFVMSYAQREEMLLEETYSNSIMEMVSFTNESLGEVCQLEALFDDAVGLINEDGETIYVFGDAGIGKSILLQKIQSLWARKQLDIGAKFFFRFRCRMFSCFKEDEAVCLKDLLFKYNCYPDQDPAEVFHHILQFPHTVLFTFDGFDEIYSNFDLSSVPEMCSPDEPIHPLVLLVSLLRGKLLKGSKKILTARTGTEIQRNIIRKKVLLRGFSSSNLKEYTAMFFKDEGQRTLVLNQLEANPNLCSLCSVPLFCWIIFKCYEHFHSMYDSHELPDCSVTLTDVFLLMVEVHLNRSLKTSLLKNNTRSQAEMFKARKETLLALGKIAYRGMGNSFFIFEQEEVTAANISEEDLQLGFLRTVKGYTGFDSQSTYEFLHLTLQSFFTALFVVIEERVGTKELLQFFNECSSTETAQPSCLHIPWLKKHLAGEDPFRNNEHFHFTNLFLCGLLSRSKQKLFRHLVLPAVIKRKRKTLITYLGESMKSHLKGLTRSRLLNYNQIQVQPNFVWMLRCLYETQSEKVGKLAAKRMHANYIKLTYCNAYSADCSAISFVVHHFQKRLALDLDNNNINDYGIKQLLPCFSKLAVIRLSVNQITDHGVRILYEELSKYKIVTFLGLYNNQITDVGAKYVAKLIEECSSLEYVKIGANKITSEGGKCLAQAIQKSKTMFEIGMWGNQVGDEGAKAFAEALRNHPTLTNVRLTKNELDDEAAMSFAEMLKVNKKLVHLWLIQNQITAKGVKYLSEALKENTAIKEVCLNGNLISQEEAKAFENEERIICF, from the exons ATGGAAGGCCAACTCTGTGCTAACTTGGagatttctgtggaaaaacCTCCAGGAACAAGCCCTCCGTCCTTCATTGCTTTGCTGAAGATATACCGAGAGCTTCTGGTCAGTAAAATCCGAAACACGCAGTGTTTGATTGACAACTTGATTAACAATGAGTACTTCTCCACCGAGGACGCCGAGATTGTTGTTCAATTTCCAACTCAAGCAGATaag GTTCGCAAAATCCTAGACTTGGTTCAAAGCAAGGGAGAAGAagtttcagaatatttcatCCGTGTCCTACAGAAAGTCACTGATGCTTACTATGAACTTCAGCCTTGGCTGGATGAAATAGGTTACGAGCCTTCAGAGAATATTTGTAGCAGACCTGTGGTAAACACAGATCCAG TTAGCAGGTATTGCCAGAAACTCAGACATGAGCTGGGACGAGACTCCAAGTTTGTTATGTCGTATGCTCAGAGGGAAGAGATGCTGCTTGAAGAAACTTACTCTAACAGTATTATGGAGATGGTCAGTTTCACCAATGAGAGCCTAGGTGAAGTGTGTCAATTAGAAGCCCTTTTTGATGATGCAGTTGGGCTAATTAATGAGGATGGAGAGACTATTTATGTCTTCGGCGATGCGGGAATTGGAAAATCTATCTTACTGCAGAAGATACAAAGCCTGTGGGCCAGAAAACAGTTGGATATAGGGGCCAAATTTTTCTTCCGTTTCCGATGTAGAATGTTTAGTTGCTTTAAGGAAGATGAAGCCGTATGTTTGAAAGACTTGCTCTTCAAATATAATTGCTACCCAGACCAGGACCCCGCAGAGGTGTTCCATCACATCTTGCAATTCCCTCATACAGTTCTTTTCACGTTTGATGGCTTTGATGAGATCTATTCCAACTTTGATCTCAGTAGTGTTCCTGAGATGTGTTCACCCGATGAACCCATCCAccccctggtgctgctggtaaGCCTACTCAGAGGAAAGCTTCTTAAGGGATCCAAGAAAATTCTTACAGCACGGACGGGAACTGAGATCCAAAGAAACATCATTAGAAAGAAGGTGTTGCTCCGTGGTTTCTCCAGCAGTAACCTGAAGGAATACACTGCCATGTTTTTCAAAGATGAGGGGCAACGAACACTGGTATTGAACCAGCTGGAAGCTAACCCCAATCTCTGCAGTTTGTGCTCAGTGCCTTTATTTTGTTGGATTATCTTTAAATGCTACGAACACTTCCATTCCATGTATGACAGCCACGAACTTCCAGACTGTTCTGTTACGTTGACAGATGTGTTTCTGCTAATGGTTGAAGTCCATCTGAACCGGTCTCTGAAAACAAGTTTGCTGAAGAACAACACCAGGAGTCAAGCAGAGATGTtcaaagcaagaaaggaaacCCTTCTAGCCTTGGGTAAAATTGCATACAGAGGGATGGGGAACTCCTTCTTTATCTTCGAGCAGGAGGAGGTCACAGCAGCAAACATCTCTGAAGAAGATTTGCAATTGGGTTTTCTCAGGACAGTTAAAGGTTATACTGGCTTTGACAGTCAGTCCACttatgagttcttgcacttaacccttcagtcttttttcacagctttgttCGTGGTTATTGAAGAGAGAGTAGGCACCAAGGAGTTACTTCAGTTTTTCAATGAATGCTCTTCCACTGAGACTGCCCAGCCTTCTTGCCTTCACATCCCTTGGTTGAAGAAACACCTGGCAGGGGAGGATCCTTTCCGAAACAACGAACACTTCCATTTTACCAACCTTTTCCTTTGTGGCCTGCTTTCCAGATCCAAGCAGAAGCTCTTCAGGCACTTAGTTTTGCCTGCAGTCAttaagaggaagagaaagacacTCATCACATACCTTGGGGAGAGCATGAAATCCCACCTGAAGGGCCTCACTCGGTCCAGGCTCCTCAACTACAATCAGATTCAGGTCCAGCCAAATTTTGTTTGGATGCTGAGGTGCCTTTATGAGACTCAAAGCGAGAAAGTGGGGAAGCTGGCTGCCAAACGCATGCACGCCAATTACATCAAGCTGACATACTGCAATGCCTACTCTGCTGACTGCAGTGCCATTTCCTTTGTCGTGCACCACTTCCAGAAGCGCCTGGCTCTGGATTTggacaacaacaacatcaaTGACTATGGAATAAAACAGCTGCTGCCCTGTTTCAGCAAACTTGCCGTGATCAG GCTCAGTGTAAATCAAATCACAGATCATGGAGTAAGGATATTATATGAAGAACTCTCCAAGTACAAAATTGTGACTTTCTTGGG cttATACAACAATCAAATCACTGATGTTGGAGCCAAATATGTTGCGAAACTCATTGAAGAATGCTCAAGCCTTGAATATGTTAA AATAGGAGCAAACAAAATAACTAGCGAAGGAGGGAAGTGCCTCGCCCAGGCCATCCAGAAGAGCAAGACAATGTTTGAAATTGG GATGTGGGGTAATCAAGTTGGAGACGAAGGCGCAAAGGCGTTCGCAGAGGCCCTGAGGAACCACCCCACGTTAACGAACGTGAG
- the NOD1 gene encoding nucleotide-binding oligomerization domain-containing protein 1 isoform X1 gives MEGQLCANLEISVEKPPGTSPPSFIALLKIYRELLVSKIRNTQCLIDNLINNEYFSTEDAEIVVQFPTQADKVRKILDLVQSKGEEVSEYFIRVLQKVTDAYYELQPWLDEIGYEPSENICSRPVVNTDPVSRYCQKLRHELGRDSKFVMSYAQREEMLLEETYSNSIMEMVSFTNESLGEVCQLEALFDDAVGLINEDGETIYVFGDAGIGKSILLQKIQSLWARKQLDIGAKFFFRFRCRMFSCFKEDEAVCLKDLLFKYNCYPDQDPAEVFHHILQFPHTVLFTFDGFDEIYSNFDLSSVPEMCSPDEPIHPLVLLVSLLRGKLLKGSKKILTARTGTEIQRNIIRKKVLLRGFSSSNLKEYTAMFFKDEGQRTLVLNQLEANPNLCSLCSVPLFCWIIFKCYEHFHSMYDSHELPDCSVTLTDVFLLMVEVHLNRSLKTSLLKNNTRSQAEMFKARKETLLALGKIAYRGMGNSFFIFEQEEVTAANISEEDLQLGFLRTVKGYTGFDSQSTYEFLHLTLQSFFTALFVVIEERVGTKELLQFFNECSSTETAQPSCLHIPWLKKHLAGEDPFRNNEHFHFTNLFLCGLLSRSKQKLFRHLVLPAVIKRKRKTLITYLGESMKSHLKGLTRSRLLNYNQIQVQPNFVWMLRCLYETQSEKVGKLAAKRMHANYIKLTYCNAYSADCSAISFVVHHFQKRLALDLDNNNINDYGIKQLLPCFSKLAVIRLSVNQITDHGVRILYEELSKYKIVTFLGLYNNQITDVGAKYVAKLIEECSSLEYVKIGANKITSEGGKCLAQAIQKSKTMFEIGMWGNQVGDEGAKAFAEALRNHPTLTNVSLAFNGITSEGGKSIAEAMQHNNSVKIFWLTKNELDDEAAMSFAEMLKVNKKLVHLWLIQNQITAKGVKYLSEALKENTAIKEVCLNGNLISQEEAKAFENEERIICF, from the exons ATGGAAGGCCAACTCTGTGCTAACTTGGagatttctgtggaaaaacCTCCAGGAACAAGCCCTCCGTCCTTCATTGCTTTGCTGAAGATATACCGAGAGCTTCTGGTCAGTAAAATCCGAAACACGCAGTGTTTGATTGACAACTTGATTAACAATGAGTACTTCTCCACCGAGGACGCCGAGATTGTTGTTCAATTTCCAACTCAAGCAGATaag GTTCGCAAAATCCTAGACTTGGTTCAAAGCAAGGGAGAAGAagtttcagaatatttcatCCGTGTCCTACAGAAAGTCACTGATGCTTACTATGAACTTCAGCCTTGGCTGGATGAAATAGGTTACGAGCCTTCAGAGAATATTTGTAGCAGACCTGTGGTAAACACAGATCCAG TTAGCAGGTATTGCCAGAAACTCAGACATGAGCTGGGACGAGACTCCAAGTTTGTTATGTCGTATGCTCAGAGGGAAGAGATGCTGCTTGAAGAAACTTACTCTAACAGTATTATGGAGATGGTCAGTTTCACCAATGAGAGCCTAGGTGAAGTGTGTCAATTAGAAGCCCTTTTTGATGATGCAGTTGGGCTAATTAATGAGGATGGAGAGACTATTTATGTCTTCGGCGATGCGGGAATTGGAAAATCTATCTTACTGCAGAAGATACAAAGCCTGTGGGCCAGAAAACAGTTGGATATAGGGGCCAAATTTTTCTTCCGTTTCCGATGTAGAATGTTTAGTTGCTTTAAGGAAGATGAAGCCGTATGTTTGAAAGACTTGCTCTTCAAATATAATTGCTACCCAGACCAGGACCCCGCAGAGGTGTTCCATCACATCTTGCAATTCCCTCATACAGTTCTTTTCACGTTTGATGGCTTTGATGAGATCTATTCCAACTTTGATCTCAGTAGTGTTCCTGAGATGTGTTCACCCGATGAACCCATCCAccccctggtgctgctggtaaGCCTACTCAGAGGAAAGCTTCTTAAGGGATCCAAGAAAATTCTTACAGCACGGACGGGAACTGAGATCCAAAGAAACATCATTAGAAAGAAGGTGTTGCTCCGTGGTTTCTCCAGCAGTAACCTGAAGGAATACACTGCCATGTTTTTCAAAGATGAGGGGCAACGAACACTGGTATTGAACCAGCTGGAAGCTAACCCCAATCTCTGCAGTTTGTGCTCAGTGCCTTTATTTTGTTGGATTATCTTTAAATGCTACGAACACTTCCATTCCATGTATGACAGCCACGAACTTCCAGACTGTTCTGTTACGTTGACAGATGTGTTTCTGCTAATGGTTGAAGTCCATCTGAACCGGTCTCTGAAAACAAGTTTGCTGAAGAACAACACCAGGAGTCAAGCAGAGATGTtcaaagcaagaaaggaaacCCTTCTAGCCTTGGGTAAAATTGCATACAGAGGGATGGGGAACTCCTTCTTTATCTTCGAGCAGGAGGAGGTCACAGCAGCAAACATCTCTGAAGAAGATTTGCAATTGGGTTTTCTCAGGACAGTTAAAGGTTATACTGGCTTTGACAGTCAGTCCACttatgagttcttgcacttaacccttcagtcttttttcacagctttgttCGTGGTTATTGAAGAGAGAGTAGGCACCAAGGAGTTACTTCAGTTTTTCAATGAATGCTCTTCCACTGAGACTGCCCAGCCTTCTTGCCTTCACATCCCTTGGTTGAAGAAACACCTGGCAGGGGAGGATCCTTTCCGAAACAACGAACACTTCCATTTTACCAACCTTTTCCTTTGTGGCCTGCTTTCCAGATCCAAGCAGAAGCTCTTCAGGCACTTAGTTTTGCCTGCAGTCAttaagaggaagagaaagacacTCATCACATACCTTGGGGAGAGCATGAAATCCCACCTGAAGGGCCTCACTCGGTCCAGGCTCCTCAACTACAATCAGATTCAGGTCCAGCCAAATTTTGTTTGGATGCTGAGGTGCCTTTATGAGACTCAAAGCGAGAAAGTGGGGAAGCTGGCTGCCAAACGCATGCACGCCAATTACATCAAGCTGACATACTGCAATGCCTACTCTGCTGACTGCAGTGCCATTTCCTTTGTCGTGCACCACTTCCAGAAGCGCCTGGCTCTGGATTTggacaacaacaacatcaaTGACTATGGAATAAAACAGCTGCTGCCCTGTTTCAGCAAACTTGCCGTGATCAG GCTCAGTGTAAATCAAATCACAGATCATGGAGTAAGGATATTATATGAAGAACTCTCCAAGTACAAAATTGTGACTTTCTTGGG cttATACAACAATCAAATCACTGATGTTGGAGCCAAATATGTTGCGAAACTCATTGAAGAATGCTCAAGCCTTGAATATGTTAA AATAGGAGCAAACAAAATAACTAGCGAAGGAGGGAAGTGCCTCGCCCAGGCCATCCAGAAGAGCAAGACAATGTTTGAAATTGG GATGTGGGGTAATCAAGTTGGAGACGAAGGCGCAAAGGCGTTCGCAGAGGCCCTGAGGAACCACCCCACGTTAACGAACGTGAG TCTCGCATTCAATGGCATCACGTCAGAGGGAGGCAAAAGTATTGCTGAAGCCATGCAGCACAACAACTCCGTGAAAATATTCTG